Within Candidatus Dojkabacteria bacterium, the genomic segment TAGCAATCAATCAGAAAGATGAAAACGGCGCAAATAAGCAGATTACATTCATCGATACCCCAGGCCACGAGGCATTCGACTTGATGCGCTCTCGAGGTGGTCAGATCGCCGATGTAGTGTTGCTGATCGTAGCTGCAGATGATGGTCTCAAGCCACAAACTGAAGAGTCGATCGAAATTATCAAAGCATCAAAATCTCACCCGATCGTTGTAATCACCAAAGTCGACCTTCCTGATATCAATCTGGACAAGATCAAGCGCGAACTAAGCGTTAAAGGGATCATGGTAGAAGGAATGGGTGGAGATGTGCCTGTTGTAGAGGTATCTGCAAAAGATGGAACTGGAATAGACACACTTCTCGACACAATCAGCCTTGTAATTGATGTGCACAACTATATCGACCGAGCCGAGCTTCCAACAGGAGCTATTGGCAAGGCTTTCGTATTGGAATCAATCAAAGATGTGTCGAAGGGCAATGTCTCAACAGTAGTTATGCTTCAAGGAGATGCTTCAACAGGGAAATTCGTCGCATATGAGAAAGATGGCAACACTGTAGTAGAACGTATCAAGGGCTTCCTCTCTGAGGAGGGTGATAATGTTGATGCACTTAACACAGGCTCAGGAGGTAAGATCCTCGGCCTATCCAATCTGGTATCGCTCGGTTCAGAGATTTTCATAGTAGCTGATAATGACGCAAAAGTGGCAAAAGAGATTGTCGCCTCGAACAGGAAGATTGTTGCCGAAGAAGAAGCAGTAGTGCAGGCTGAAGGTGGCGAGGCCGATGATGAGGCAGCAGTGCTCCTCTCGCAGATGTTTGGTGCAGCCACAACTACTGAGAATGAAGAAGAGGGTGGCAAGCTAAATGTGCTACTGAAATGCGGTTCAGAGGGTGCTCTCGAGGCAGTCCGATCCAACCTTCTATCAGTCGATATTGAAGGATATAGCGTAAATATTGTGCTAGCAGGCGTTGGAGATATTACTCAAAGCGACATCGAGAAAGCCGCCGTGACCAAAGCAATTGTGCTTGGTTTTGAGGTGCAGGTTGATACCCGCGCAGAGGCAGAAGCTAAGAAAAGCAAGGTGCTCGTCCGCACATATGACATCGTGTATAAGCTGCTGGAAGAGATTACCGATGCGTTGACATCAATGGCTACACCAAAAGAATCCGAAGAGGAGCTTGGTGAAGCCGAGATTCGCCAGATTTTCACATTGACTGATGGCTCACAGATCCTTGGTGGTCGTGTAACTAAGGGACTAATCAAGCGTGGTGAGCGCTGCTATGTTGTCCGTGGCGACGATATTATTGTTGAGGGGAAGATTGTATCGTTGAGGCAGGGTAAGAATGCTGTGAATGAGGCACCTAAGGGTGCGGATTTTGGTGCTGGCATCGATCCGAAGTCGGATGATGTGAAAGAGGGGGATGTGATTTATTGTTTCAAGGTGAATAAGAATTAGAGAACAGTTAGTTACATTGGCAATTCATATGGCGATCATATATTTGCTGTCCAAGCTCCCGCTGAGGCTATATAATCGCTTGTAGACTTTACCGCTGATGCGGGATCTAATCCATAATAAGGGGATATATGGCGAGCAACCACAAAACAGACACTACCAAAGAGCAAGAACGAGCAGAGTTGCATAGAGCGATCTGGCAGATTGCCAATGATTTGCGTGGTAGTGTCGATGGGTGGGATTTCAAGTCATATGTGCTAGGTATCCTTTTCTACCGGTTCATCAGCGAGAATCTAACAAACTATATCAACTCCGATGAACGGAGATCTAGTAAAGAAGATTTTGATTATGCAAAATTGTCAGATGAAGAGGCAGAGTTTGGCAGGGCCGATACAATTACGGAGAAGGGTTTCTATATACTGCCTAGCGAGCTCTTTGTAAATGTGTGCAGAAATGCCAGAAATGATTCTAATCTCAACGAAACTCTATCGAGAGTATTCAACAATATCGAAAACTCCGCAAAGGGAGCTGTTAGTGAGGATGATCTAAAGGGTTTGTTTGATGATCTGGATGTTAACTCCAACAAGCTGGGTAATACAGTTGAGAAACGTAATCAGAAGTTGGTTAAGCTCTTGGAAGCCGTAGGCAATCTCCAGCTTGGTAACTATGCTGATAATACTATCGATGCATTTGGTGACGCCTATGAGTATCTAATGATGATGTACGCCTCCAACGCAGGTAAATCTGGAGGTGAATTCTACACCCCTCAAGAGGTAAGCGAACTATTGGCTGAAATAACTACTGTGGGCAAGAAAGAGGTCAACAAAGTTTACGATCCAGCCTGCGGTTCCGGCTCGCTTCTGCTTAAATTTGCCAAGGTTTTGGGAAGAGAGAATGTGCGGCAGGGTTTTTTTGGTCAAGAGATCAATCTCACCACTTACAACTTATGTCGCATAAATATGTTCTTACACGACATTAACTACAACAATTTTGATGTCGCTCTTGGTGACACACTGAAAGATCCTAAGCATTGGGATGATGAACCATTCGATGCAATAGTCTCCAATCCGCCCTATTCTATTAAATGGGAAGGAGACGCTAACCCACTTCTTATCAATGACTCTCGTTTCTCACCTGCAGGTGTATTAGCACCGAAGAGCAAGGCAGACTTAGCATTTACAATGCATATGCTTTCCTGGCTCTCTACTAGTGGGACAGCAGCTATTGTTGAATTCCCAGGAGTCTTATATCGCGGGGGAGCAGAGCAAAAAATTAGAAAATATCTCATCGATAACAACTATGTAGACGCAGTTATCCAATTACCTCCAGATCTATTTTTTGGCACCACAATTGCTACCTGTGTCATAGTGCTAAAGAAGAGTAAGCAAGACAATAAGACTATCTTTATCGACGCCTCAAAGGAGTTTGTCAGGAATGGCAACAAGAATAAGCTGACAGAAGCTAATCGCAAGAAGATCCTCGATGCTTTTAAAAACCGCACAGATGTTGATTATTTTTCTAAGCTGGTAGACAACAAAGATATTGCTGAGAATGGCTACAAAATTGCTGTATCTAGCTATGTTGTAGCCGAGGATACTCGTGAAGTGATAGATATCACCGAGCTAAATAGCAAAATCAGCCAGATAGTTGCTAGGCAGAGTGAGCTGCGAAAGGCAATAGATGAGATTGTTTCTGATATTGAAGGGGGGGAATAGTATGGGAAAAATGCACGATCCATTTTCTGGGTTTCTGGGAACAACTAAACAACCCGGATTTTAAAGTACACGAATTCGTGTACTTTAAAGATAGTGATAGTTATGAGGAGTAAAAAGTGTTATGTCAAAGGATAAAAGCAGAATTGAAAAACTTATCGAAGAGCTCTGTCCTGAGGGGGTAGAGTTTAAAGAATTAGCTGAAATCTTTTCGATGAAAAATGGGTATACCCCATCGAAATCCAAACCAGAATATTGGAAAGATGGGGCAATACCTTGGTTTCGCATGGAAGATATTCGAGCGAATGGGCGCATTCTTAATGACTCTATACAGCACATCGCAGAAATTGCTGTGAAAGGGGGCAAACTTTTTCCAGCTCATTCAATCCTAGTCGCAACTTCGGCTACGATTGGTGAGCATGCACTGATCACTGTTAAACATCTTTCGAATCAGAGGTTCACTTCTCTTAGTCTTAAATCGGAGTATGTAGATCAACTAGACATGAAGTTTGCACATTACTATTGCTATGTACTTGATGAATGGTGCAGGAATAATGTTACTACATCAAGTTTCGCCTCTGTTGATATGAACGGCTTTAGGAAATTCAAAATCCCCATCCCTCCTCTCGAAGTCCAGGAAGAAATTGTCAAAATCCTAGATAATTTTACAGAGCTGGAGGCAGAGCTGGAGGCAGAGCTGGAGGCAAGGAAGAAGCAGTATGAGTACTACCGTTCAAGGTTGATTGGATTTGATAAGTATTTGAGGTGGGTCACATTGAGTGAATTAGGGCAATTTAAATACGGGTTTACGGAGAAAGCAAAAGATTCTGGGAGTGCAAGATTCATACGCATTACAGATATCGGAGATAATGGACACATAAGAGATCAGGATATTAAGTATGTAGATATTACAGACCGTAACAAGGACTATCTTTTAACAGAAAATGATTTACTAATGGCGAGAACTGGTGCGACCTTTGGTAAGACCCTTCTAGTAAAAGCTGAGCAACCCTCTATCTACGCATCATTCTTGATTAAGATCGATCTCGATAATTCAAAAATATTGAATCAGTTTTATTGGCACTTTACAAAAACAAGAGAATATTGGAATCAAGTTAACAATCTCGCTTCTGCAGGTGGACAACCACAATTTAACGCAAATGCATTAAAGAAAATCAGAGTTCCAATTCCTGAGATCTCTGAGCAAAAAGACATAGTAGCCATCCTAGACAAATTCGACGCCCTCGTGAACGACATCACCATCGGACTCCCTGCCGAACTCAAAGCCCGACGACAACAGTATGAATACTATCGAGATAAACTACTAACATTCAAAGAATATGTCTGATCGTAACGAGATTATTTACATATTAACAAACGAGGCGATGCCTGGATATATCAAAATTGGATTTACTCATGGCATTCTTGAGGACAGATTACGTCAGCTTGACACCACTAGCATGCCTCTGCCTTTTGAGATTTATTACGCTTGTGAAGTAGAGAATGCAAAGAAGGATGAACAATGGATGCACGAGATCTTCGGTGATAAGCGTGTACGAGACAGACGAGAGTTCTTCAAGATGGATCCAGAACGTGCAGTTGTAGCTTTGCAAAGGATACAGGTGAGAGAAATTGGAATCTATGCAAGCATTGCGACCCCCGCCCAGCAAAAAGAAATCGCTCAAAAGAAAAGGAACCGTTCCCGCTTTGATTTCAAAAAATACGGTATAGCTGTTGGTACAGAGATCTATTTTTCCCGCGATGGTAATATAAAGGCGAAGGTGCTTGGGAAGAACAAGATCGAATTGAAAGGAATCGAAACAAGCCTTTCTAAATCAGCAGAACAATTACTAGGATTTGGACCTGTAGCAGGTACTTTATACTGGATGTACGAAGACGAAACCCTTGATGAGCGCCGCCGTCGTATGGATAGCGAAAATAACGAAAAATATGAATAACAAGAGATACAACATGGTTACCCAAAGTGCAGAAAGCACGGTGGTGTCCGAATATACTCGTGAAGCCAACATGCTGAGAGATGCAGGATATCAAAGTGAGGCGGAGCTAGAACGAGCATTTATCCAGCAGCTACAATCACAAGCATATGAGTATATCTCAATTAGGACTGAGGCAGATCTGCTTGCCAACCTGCGGCACCAACTCGAAAAGCTGAACGAATATACTTTCACAGATGCTGAGTGGGATAGATTTTTCACAAGCGCTCTCGCCAACCCTAATCAGAGCATTGTAGAGAAAACAGTCACAATCCAGGAAGATTACATTAAGAATCTTACTCGTGATGATGGCTCGACCAAGAACATCTACCTACTCAAAAAAGATACTATCCACGATAACAATCTCCAGGTCATCAATCAGTATGCAACTGATGATGGCCTCCGTTCTAACCGTTACGACGTCACGATTCTGGTCAATGGTCTCCCACTGGTTCATATCGAGCTTAAACGTCGCGGAGTTCCAATACAGGAGGCTTTTAATCAGATCAATCGCTATGATCGTGAAAGCTTCTGGGCCGCCTCTGGCCTTTTTGAATATGTACAGATATTTGTAATATCAAATGGCACCCATACCAAGTATTACAGCAACACAACCCGTGCTACTCATATCAAGGAAAATGGTGAAGGATCAGTTAAGCGAGGTAAACGGACCAGTAATAGCTTTGAATTTACCAGCTGGTGGGCAGATGCAACAAATAGGCCGATTACTGATCTAGAGGATTTTGCGAAAACATTTTTTGCCAAACATACGATTCTCAATATCCTCACCCGATACTGTATCTTTACCACCGATCGCCTTCTTCTCGTTATGCGCCCTTACCAGATTGTGGCTACTGAGAGAATCATAAACCGTGTCGAAGTAAGTACTAACTATAAGAAGACCGGCGGTGTGGAGGCCGGCGGCTATATCTGGCATACAACCGGATCTGGTAAGACATTAACCAGTTTCAAAACTGCTCAATTGGTAAGCAAAATGGCTGATGTAGATAAGGTTGTTTTTGTAGTAGATCGTAAAGATCTGGATATCCAGACAATGCAGGAGTATGACAAGTTTGAAAAGGGCGCTGTGAATAGTAATACCAGTACGGCTATTCTCACCAGACAGCTTAGCGATCCGAACGCTCGAATAATCGTCACAACAATTCAGAAGCTTGATCGCTTTATTAGCCGAAACGAAGGGCACACCATTTTTAATGGGCATGTAGTGCTGATCTTTGATGAATGCCATCGCTCTCAATTTGGCGAGATGCATGCTGCTATTACAAAAGCATTTAACAATTATCACATCTTCGGTTTTACAGGGACACCGATTTTTGCGATTAATGCATCTTCAGGCGGACGTCCAGATCTTAGGACCACAGAGCAGGCTTTTGGGGAGAAGCTTCACACATATACTATTGTTGACGCTATTGCTGACAAAAATGTCCTGCCATTCAAAGTTGACTATATATCAACTATCAAGGAGGCAGAAGACATTGAAGATAAGAAAGTCAGCGATATTGATCGAGAAGCAGTACTTTCAGCTCCAGAGCGTATTGCAAATATTGTCACTTATATTCGCGAGCACTTTGACCAGAAAACTAAAAGAAATAGCAGTTATAAGGTCAAAGATCGCAGATTGGCCGGCTTTAATTCGATCTTCGCAGTTTCTTCCATAGATGTGGCTAAGAAGTATTATGCTGAATTTAAAAAGCAGCTCGCTGACCTACCTAGCGACAAACAGCTAAAAATTGCAACCATCTACAGCTTCGGAGTGAATGATGAGGATGCTGATGGCATGATTGATGAGAACTCAGAGGATACAGCAGGACTCGATGCAAACTCTCGAGATTTCCTGGATAACGCAATTGTCGACTACAATCGAATGTTCGGCACCTCCTTTGATACCTCGTCTGACAAATTCCAGAACTACTACAAGGATGTGAGCAAACGAGTCAAAGATCGTGAAATCGATCTATTGATCGTAGTCAATATGTTCCTTACCGGCTTTGATGCCACCACACTTAATACTCTTTGGGTAGATAAAAATCTGCGTTTACACGGATTATTACAAGCCTACTCTCGCACGAACCGCATCTTAAATAGCGTTAAAACATTTGGGAATATAGTCTGTTTCCGCAACCTTGAAAAAGCCACCAATGAGTCGATAGCCCTGTTTGGTGACAAGGAAGCTAGTGGTATTGTTCTGTTGAAGGCCTATGGCGACTACTATCACGGATATAGAGATGATGAGAAAGAGGTTCGAGGCTACGAGAGCTTAGTTAAGGAGCTCTTAGAACGATTCCCAGTCGGAGAGCGAATTTTGGGTGAGCAGAATCAAATGGATTTTGTAAAGCTGTACGGTGCAATTTTACGTGTACGCAATATCCTGACAACATTCGACGAGTTTTCAGGCAATGAGATTCTGTCCGAACGAGATATCCAGGATTATCATAGCGCCTACATCGATATCTATAATGAGTTCCGTAAAGGTGTGGAAGTCGAAAAGGAGAATGTAAACGAAGACCTGCTGTTTGAGATGGAACTTATCAAGCAGGTGGATATTAACATCGATTACATCCTAGGTCTGATAAAGATCTATCATGAGGGTCATACTGAAAACAAGGAGCTGCTTCTTGATATCAATAAAGCAATAGATTCAAGTGTTGAACTACGCAACAAGAAAGACCTGATCAACCAGTTTATCTCATCGCTCGATATACACTCTGTGGTTGATGATGATTGGAAGGAATTTGTTGAAGGTAAGAAGGCTGAAGAACTCGAAACCATAATCAAGGTCGAGGGCTTGGATCGCGATGCCACTTATGCTTTTATCAAGAATGCATTTCGCGATGGGTCTGTGACAACAACAGGTACCTCAATTACAAGGATTCTACCTCCGGTTTCTCGATTCTCACCAACTGGTGAGCGTACCAAGAAACGGGAGAGTGTAATTGAAAAACTCACAGAATTCTTTGATAAGTTCTTCACGATTTCGAGTGAGTAAAGGTTCAACTGAATCTATAGATTTGGACGTAGTAGCTAGATCGATGAATTGCAACCCTCTCTCTTAGGCGACTGATGAGCTATCCTTCCCACCTCCCCTCATCCCTCATTTTAGTCTATAATAGACTATCCACTGTCCCATATACATTACCTATAAACCATCAAACAATGAGCGGTGAAGAATTCATTTCACAAATAAAGAAAGCCAAGAAAATTGCCCTTTGCGTGGACGAATTAACCGAAATGGACCATGTATATTTCGTCGTCGCGCTTGATAAACTTGCCAAACAGCTCGATACCAAGATTGACCTAATTCATCTTAATGAAATCAGACCTGAATTTAAGAAGAAGCTCGAGGAAAATTCAGTTTCATTCGCCTCCGACCCGAAGCCTCTAAGCTATGTAATTAGCATCGACTACTCCAAAACAGGAATTGAGAAAATTACATACGACCCAGACGAGAAAGAAGGAAAGCTGAAGTTTTTCATCATCCCAACCGACGGACAGTTTGATTTTGATAATGTGGAGTACTCGACCGAGGGTAGCAACTACGACCTCACAATGACCATGAAGATTACAAGCTTCAAGGACATGGGTCGTGTTTACGAGAAGAATGGCTATATTTTCAAAGATAATAAAGTAATCTCATTTGCACAGGGGATTGATTCGCTCGGCGATATGTTTATCGGCGTTGATGAGTCGGGCTACTCGGTCAAATTGTATGAATTAGTCAAAGATACAGCAGATCAGGAAGTGCTCAGCACAATTGTCACAGGCGTAATTGAAGAGAGTGCGATAGCCGAAGGCGGAGCCAACTTCAATGTATGGATGCTACTTGGTGATGCTGCCGGTCGAAATATCAATGTGAATAACCTGATGCAGAAAGCCTACTATCAGAAAGATCCTTCACTTCTCGATGTGTATCGAAAGCAGATGTTTAATGTCGAGAATGATGATGATAACCGTGTGGTGTGGTCGATATTGGATAGCAACGACCTGGGAGAGCTTACGGTGTCTCAGACTCAGGAACTGCTCAAGGGGCGCCTCATCTTCAATGTCTCGAGCCAATACGATATTGCTTTCGCAGTGTATGAATTTACCAAGGATCGACTCAGTGTAGTGGTTGAATCAAATGCAACCGAGAAGTACTCAGCCGAGAAGATCGCCAAGGTGTTTGGTGGCGATGGCACAGCGGCGCATGCGCAATTTGTGGTTGAGGATATGCCTCCAAGTCAATTCAAGGATAGGTTCGCGAAAGTGGTAGAAGACCTGTACCAGATACGGTTTGGTGCGAAGCGGATTGAGGCAGTGCCTCAGGTACAGGGATAATCGCGGGTGTCGGCGAGCAGCTATCTGTTGGCAGCGAGAGCCGATGGACCCCCGGAGTAGCCTATAATTATTGACAAAAGCTGATTTCTAGGGTATATTTTCTACGTTAATCTGTCCAATGATGAAATCTCATCTAAAGCACTGCTATTGTGCTATGTGCGAAATTTATGTTAGATTATAAGGAATATGTCACTTACCAGAGACGAGAAAAACCAGATTATTGCTAAGTATGCCCTCCACGAGGGTGACTCTGGTTCACCTGAAGTTCAGATTGCGCTCCTGAGCGAGAAGATCAACAAATTGAGCGAGCACCTAAAAGATCACAAGAAAGATAACCATTCACGACGAGGATTGCTTCAGATGGTAGGTAAGCGCAGAAGGCTTATTGAGTATCTTAAGACATCCGATCCTGAGAGATATACAAAAATTGCGAAGGAACTAAAGCTCTAACAAGGGCTTTTTTACACTTCCCTTTATAACTTCCACCAAAGATGCACCCGCCAACCTATAATGCGTGGCATTTCACGGCTCATCAAGTAAAATTAATGAGCAAGTATAATGCGGGATTTATTAAACGATGAGCCTTTGTGAGCTACACTCTGGTTGCTCGGTTAATGAAAAGTGCGTGATCTACGCGTTATAGGTTAGCGGGGGCGGTAAAGATTAATTTATTCAAAATATTATTTAAATGTTTGACGAGAAGAAATACGAATTTCAGATTGAGGGTGTAAACTGCTCATTCTCGACAGGGCTGCTAGCACGAAAGTCGCAGTCCGCAGTATTTGCCAAGATGGGCGATACTTCAATTTTAGCAACTGTAAACGTTGGCGAGGCCAAGACAGATGCAGACTTTTTCCCAATGAGCGTTGAGTACATGGAGAAAATGTACGCAGCAGGCAAGATTTCTGGCTCACGATTTGTGAAGCGAGAGAGATTCCCTACAGATGACGCGATCCTGAAGGCAAGAATGATCGACCGCACGGTTCGATCACGATTTCCTAAGGGTTATCGAAACGAAGTAAGCATCATTGTAAAGGTGCTTTCTTACGATCCTATGTACGATCCACTTATCTTGGGCATCAACGCCGTATCTGCAGCACTCTTGATCTCACCAGCTCCTATTGATGAGCCAGTTTCGGGAGTACGCGTTGGATATGTTGATGGTCAATTTACAGCATTTAACAGCAATACCGACCGAGATGACCTCGGAACCTCAACATTAAACCTCGTAGTAGGTGGTGATGGTGAGACATTCACCAACATCGACTCAAATGCATATGAGCTACCTGAAGATACAATGATCGATGCAATGAAGCACGGTTTGGAGCTGATGAAGCCATGGATTGAGGCACAGAACAAGTTCGTAGAGATGGTTGGTGAAGTTAAGAAGGCTGAATATGAGTCATTTGACTTGCCAGAAGCACTCGTAGAGAAAGCTATGGCAGTATATGGCAAAGAGATCGATGCTCTACTTGCCGATCGTGCATATGATAAGGGCGGTCCAAAAGAGCTTATGGAGAGGATGTTTGAAGAGTTCTCTGGCGAGTACTCGAAGCGACAGGTCACAGAGACCTACTTCGAGCTTGCTAAGAAGCTTACTCGAAAGGTTGTCTTGGAAACAGGCAAGCGAGTAGATGGTCGAGCATTGGACGAGATCCGACCACTCGATACACAGGTAGGACTCTTGCCACGAACTCATGGTACAGGATTGTTCTCAAGAGGTATGACACAGGTGCTAACAGTTGCAACTCTTGGTAGCTCACGAAGTCAGATGAT encodes:
- a CDS encoding type I restriction endonuclease subunit R — its product is MNNKRYNMVTQSAESTVVSEYTREANMLRDAGYQSEAELERAFIQQLQSQAYEYISIRTEADLLANLRHQLEKLNEYTFTDAEWDRFFTSALANPNQSIVEKTVTIQEDYIKNLTRDDGSTKNIYLLKKDTIHDNNLQVINQYATDDGLRSNRYDVTILVNGLPLVHIELKRRGVPIQEAFNQINRYDRESFWAASGLFEYVQIFVISNGTHTKYYSNTTRATHIKENGEGSVKRGKRTSNSFEFTSWWADATNRPITDLEDFAKTFFAKHTILNILTRYCIFTTDRLLLVMRPYQIVATERIINRVEVSTNYKKTGGVEAGGYIWHTTGSGKTLTSFKTAQLVSKMADVDKVVFVVDRKDLDIQTMQEYDKFEKGAVNSNTSTAILTRQLSDPNARIIVTTIQKLDRFISRNEGHTIFNGHVVLIFDECHRSQFGEMHAAITKAFNNYHIFGFTGTPIFAINASSGGRPDLRTTEQAFGEKLHTYTIVDAIADKNVLPFKVDYISTIKEAEDIEDKKVSDIDREAVLSAPERIANIVTYIREHFDQKTKRNSSYKVKDRRLAGFNSIFAVSSIDVAKKYYAEFKKQLADLPSDKQLKIATIYSFGVNDEDADGMIDENSEDTAGLDANSRDFLDNAIVDYNRMFGTSFDTSSDKFQNYYKDVSKRVKDREIDLLIVVNMFLTGFDATTLNTLWVDKNLRLHGLLQAYSRTNRILNSVKTFGNIVCFRNLEKATNESIALFGDKEASGIVLLKAYGDYYHGYRDDEKEVRGYESLVKELLERFPVGERILGEQNQMDFVKLYGAILRVRNILTTFDEFSGNEILSERDIQDYHSAYIDIYNEFRKGVEVEKENVNEDLLFEMELIKQVDINIDYILGLIKIYHEGHTENKELLLDINKAIDSSVELRNKKDLINQFISSLDIHSVVDDDWKEFVEGKKAEELETIIKVEGLDRDATYAFIKNAFRDGSVTTTGTSITRILPPVSRFSPTGERTKKRESVIEKLTEFFDKFFTISSE
- a CDS encoding type I restriction-modification system subunit M, yielding MASNHKTDTTKEQERAELHRAIWQIANDLRGSVDGWDFKSYVLGILFYRFISENLTNYINSDERRSSKEDFDYAKLSDEEAEFGRADTITEKGFYILPSELFVNVCRNARNDSNLNETLSRVFNNIENSAKGAVSEDDLKGLFDDLDVNSNKLGNTVEKRNQKLVKLLEAVGNLQLGNYADNTIDAFGDAYEYLMMMYASNAGKSGGEFYTPQEVSELLAEITTVGKKEVNKVYDPACGSGSLLLKFAKVLGRENVRQGFFGQEINLTTYNLCRINMFLHDINYNNFDVALGDTLKDPKHWDDEPFDAIVSNPPYSIKWEGDANPLLINDSRFSPAGVLAPKSKADLAFTMHMLSWLSTSGTAAIVEFPGVLYRGGAEQKIRKYLIDNNYVDAVIQLPPDLFFGTTIATCVIVLKKSKQDNKTIFIDASKEFVRNGNKNKLTEANRKKILDAFKNRTDVDYFSKLVDNKDIAENGYKIAVSSYVVAEDTREVIDITELNSKISQIVARQSELRKAIDEIVSDIEGGE
- a CDS encoding GTP-binding protein, with amino-acid sequence MAKAKKTAEVKEVRIPIVTILGHVDHGKTSLLDKIRESNVQAGEAGGITQKVSVFTVAINQKDENGANKQITFIDTPGHEAFDLMRSRGGQIADVVLLIVAADDGLKPQTEESIEIIKASKSHPIVVITKVDLPDINLDKIKRELSVKGIMVEGMGGDVPVVEVSAKDGTGIDTLLDTISLVIDVHNYIDRAELPTGAIGKAFVLESIKDVSKGNVSTVVMLQGDASTGKFVAYEKDGNTVVERIKGFLSEEGDNVDALNTGSGGKILGLSNLVSLGSEIFIVADNDAKVAKEIVASNRKIVAEEEAVVQAEGGEADDEAAVLLSQMFGAATTTENEEEGGKLNVLLKCGSEGALEAVRSNLLSVDIEGYSVNIVLAGVGDITQSDIEKAAVTKAIVLGFEVQVDTRAEAEAKKSKVLVRTYDIVYKLLEEITDALTSMATPKESEEELGEAEIRQIFTLTDGSQILGGRVTKGLIKRGERCYVVRGDDIIVEGKIVSLRQGKNAVNEAPKGADFGAGIDPKSDDVKEGDVIYCFKVNKN
- a CDS encoding restriction endonuclease subunit S, whose product is MSKDKSRIEKLIEELCPEGVEFKELAEIFSMKNGYTPSKSKPEYWKDGAIPWFRMEDIRANGRILNDSIQHIAEIAVKGGKLFPAHSILVATSATIGEHALITVKHLSNQRFTSLSLKSEYVDQLDMKFAHYYCYVLDEWCRNNVTTSSFASVDMNGFRKFKIPIPPLEVQEEIVKILDNFTELEAELEAELEARKKQYEYYRSRLIGFDKYLRWVTLSELGQFKYGFTEKAKDSGSARFIRITDIGDNGHIRDQDIKYVDITDRNKDYLLTENDLLMARTGATFGKTLLVKAEQPSIYASFLIKIDLDNSKILNQFYWHFTKTREYWNQVNNLASAGGQPQFNANALKKIRVPIPEISEQKDIVAILDKFDALVNDITIGLPAELKARRQQYEYYRDKLLTFKEYV
- the rpsO gene encoding 30S ribosomal protein S15, which encodes MSLTRDEKNQIIAKYALHEGDSGSPEVQIALLSEKINKLSEHLKDHKKDNHSRRGLLQMVGKRRRLIEYLKTSDPERYTKIAKELKL
- a CDS encoding GIY-YIG nuclease family protein: MSDRNEIIYILTNEAMPGYIKIGFTHGILEDRLRQLDTTSMPLPFEIYYACEVENAKKDEQWMHEIFGDKRVRDRREFFKMDPERAVVALQRIQVREIGIYASIATPAQQKEIAQKKRNRSRFDFKKYGIAVGTEIYFSRDGNIKAKVLGKNKIELKGIETSLSKSAEQLLGFGPVAGTLYWMYEDETLDERRRRMDSENNEKYE